TGCAGAACTGCAAGAAGAGGCAGCGGTGCTCagagaacagcaagaaaagctgGACTGTAAGCATAAcgatgagaaaaacaaattacaaatgAGTTTCAATGAGGAAAAAGCCAATCTGCAAGAACTCTTGAGGAAAGAGCACGAGGACGATGTTAGAGCTAGACTGGAAGAGGCAAAGGAGAAGTTCAGTCAAGAACGGGAGGAACTGATTCAGAACGGTGTCTGGGTGGAGGAGAAGATGAGGGTGCTGGTGCAGGCactgcaggaagagaagggagagctgGAGCATGGCTTCCACGAGCAGTTGAAAAGGATGACAGAAATGCACGCCctggagaaagaagagctgcaggaagagctgctgaggaagcacaagcaggagctggaggaggaaaggtGAGTGTCCCAGCCAGCCGCAGCGGCAGAGGTCTGCGCTGACCGCGAGTGCTCAGAAGTCATTCCTGAGGCTTATTGCAGGTGCTCACTGTGCGGTGCCCTTACCTGCTTCATCCCAGGACATGGGTGGGATGGTACCCAGCGGCTTTTGACTTTTTCCAAGCAGATATTTGTATTGGCTTTTAGCTCACCTAGAGGCAACAGTACTGTTAAAGCATAACCAGATGTGGCTAACTTGAGCTCTGTTCATTCAGTGTCCTTGTGCTTTACAGTCCTTTGTACTTAAAGCGTTTGAATATTGAGGTGTCTTTTCTGAAGAAGCAAATGGATGGCTGGTAAATGCATTTAGGGAGCACTGAGTGTCAACAGAAACTGAAGCCGTCCTGGGGCGACAGAGAGATGGGGGACAAGAACATCTTGGGGATGTTATTGGGACAAGCCCCCATAAATCTGATGCCAAGCACAGGAAAGGCATATATTGTatgcaaaacaatttcaaagGACATTTCATGAGTTATACCCTTTCAAGGcaattagatttttgtttttgaagtttcaACAAACTGCCTCAAATTTAACTTTGTCTCTCAGAAACACCCATCAAATAGTAGTTCCACTAAAACTCAGCGGAAATAGTAActtttcagcttgttttattgagtagctttaaaaaaaattgaatctTTCTGAGTTAGCTCGGAGTTTAGTAATTTATTATGTTAACcatgtttaggaaaaaaatggaaattgacTATAACAGAAGAGCATCTCATGCTGAAACTCAGTTTTCTGTGGAGACACAAACACTTGTgaataaatatgaagaaacaaTCCAAAATCTGGAAAGGAGCTACCAGCGAGAGTTGCATGATCTTGTTGaacagcagagagaggaaaaatctCAGTGGGAGTTTGAAAAGGATGAAGTTGCCCAGGAGGTTGCCGAAGCCCatgagcagctgaaggaaagcCTGGCAAATgaaaaggctgctgctgttgcccTGACCCAAGAGAAAGAACTGCTGGAGAAGAACTTCAAGGAGGAAGTGAACAAGCTGGTGTGCGAGAAGGAGCAGCTCCAGAAAGAGCTGCAAGACCTGAGGAAGGTTGCTgagaagcaagaggaaaagcTGAATGACAAAATAACACGACTCCAAAATGACCATGAGAAAGAGCTAAAGGACAAAGAGGAGCATATATCTGTGGTGGAGGAAAATGGGAGGCTGATTAGCCAAAAGCTGGAGAGACTCAACAGTGAGTAtaagcaagagaaagaagaattgAATTCCAAACTTCTTGCTTTGGAAAGTTTAAACAAAGACATTTGTGTGcgagcagaaacagaaaaggcagagatgAATCTGGAAATCTCAAAccttcaagaaaaaatacagaaattgcaGTGGGAGACTGTTAGTTTTTCCGCACTGCAGAATCATTATAGGGTCCTGGAAAATGAATAtgcaaaagcaaagagcaaaattGCTTCTTTCTCTAGTATGGAGCCTCTGGGAGACGATGCAGATGTTCTCATAAATCTGCAGAAAGTGCATGAGCAAGCTGTGAAGGAAAACGTCAGGATGGCTTCTGAGATCGTCAGGCTGCAGCAACGGCTGCGAGCTGTGGAGCGGGAGACCCCCAGACCTCCCGGGTCTGGTCACTCTGACCCCAGTGCAGAACCACTGCAGCTGCAAGACAGAAGGGATCCTGCTCTCCAAGGGCTGCCCCGTGATCGGAGAGATGCAGGCAAGGCAGTAGGTGTGAATGTCTCTCCAGTTTTGGAGACTGACACTGCAGACCTGGAAGACATGCTTGAGATGTGCTCTGCTGTGGAGAAACCATGGGGTGAAAGCAGAGCAGACGGCCACGCGCTCAGGTTGCAGGCGTGTCAGATGCAAGGAAGTAAAATGGCAGTGGGAAGTGATTATAATCTTGGTTATGACAAAAATCAAGAGCTAGTTGCTCAGGtgcctctgctgcagaaaaagagagatctTGAGAGAGTTCCCAGACTAAAAGTACTACAAAATAATACTAAGCAGCAGAATGTCCATCTGCTGAATAACAGAATAGCTCCCGGGAATAAAGGGTTTCATTCTGATGCTTCAAAGCTGCAGACTGATCTCAAGAGGGCCGAAGAGCTGACTGAAGCCTCTCTCCAGCTGGAACACGCTCCTGGATCAGTGAACGGCGACCTGAAGGATGCAATTCCTCAGCTTTGGAAAAGGGtcgaggagctgcaggaaaggTTGGTGGCACAGGCTAAGCTGCTGTCACTACAGGAAGAAATTCAGGCAGAAAACAAGGATCTAAAATCTGAAGTGATCaagttaattgaaaaaaataaagccctaGAAGACAGCCTACGTAGGCTGAGAAGCTTTCATTGCAAGCTCGAAGCAGGTAACCTGGGAGGCATTaagctcagagaagaaaacacacagctcCTCAAAAAAGCTAAAGAATTAGAAGATGGTCAAAACCGAGATGTACAAGGAAAATTGGATGTGCGCAGTGAGAAGCTAAGGCTGCGGTGCCAGCTTGGAAAACTGGAAGAACACCCTGAAATGTTAGGGGTTCTGCAGGACGAGCAGGCCCAATGTGACAGCACGACGAAAGAGATGTTGGCAGAAAAGAGGGAGCTGCAAGAGCCCGACAgaaagctggaggagaaagTTACTGCCCTGCTGAGCCAAAACGGCATGCATTTCcatgaggagaaggaggagaggaacaCAGTGACACACGGCTTGCAAAGCACGTGCACTGAGCTGCAGCAAAAAGTTGATCTCTTGAGGTAACGTACACTAAAACCTTGTGGGAAGTGTGCCGGCCCCGCGATGCTCCAACGTGCTGCTTGCTCCACGTAGAAACTAACCTAGTGTCCCACTGACTGCTTCGTAGCCCTACTGACTGCCCCATGGCTGCTGCATTAACCTCTGTAGCTTAGCTCTGAGTAGAAAAGGGTGCCCTGGACCCTAACCGTAGCAGGCAGGCTGTCGAAGCGTGGATAATGACGGCTGAAATAAGTGTGCAAGACGTGCTTCTCTCTGAACCTGACCTAACGTGATGGGTAAAACCAGCAACTTGCTGCTCTGCGTGTGGACGCAGGCATCTTCACATATCAGAGGTCCCTGTGTTCTTATGTCTAAACTGTTGTGGTAACATTTCcagaatgcttttaatttttactaaTATCACCTCTTCGTTCTGTTCCTTTCTAGTACTGAACGTTACTTGGAAAGCTAGAAGCGTTTCACTTTTTCTAAATATCAAAGTTCTTCTAAATATCAAAGTTAATGCTAAGAAATCAGTCACTTTTTTGTTAGCAATTAGTGTTATTTTGGATTGTTTGGAACTGGTATTAAGAATGCATCAGGTATACAACGTGGCAAATACCAtcataacaaagaaaacacgACAGGTTACCTCCTTTTTACCTGCTTCATTTCAGCAAGTGCTGTTCTGGTGGTCATAAAGTGCTTACAAATGGCTTAATTATCGTTCAGCACTGACTTCCTATAAGAAGTTGTTCCTTGAAGTATTGCTCCATGCCTGAATTATTTCTCTGCAGGTacctggggaaaggaaagacaCTCTCAGACTCTGCTGTTTCCATGCTGCTACTCCCAGCATGCAGGGctctggagcagctggggagcagcgtTCCTTGGTGCAGCCTGCATATGGCAGCATTAGGCTGTTCAAAGTTAGGACTACGTTATTGGCAGTTTAAGGACTGAGAGATATAGTACAGTCTTGGAGTGTGATACTTCTACTAGGTATCTTAGATTTTAAGCAACTTTGTGCAGTTTTTTTTATAGCTAGAATGTCCCTTTCCAGTGTTATGGAAAGCACTCGAAAGGTAAAATCCATACGAATCCATACACAGCTCATAAAATAAGCCAgctgtagttttgttttcaagtgtcACAAGCAGTTAAGGCTCTTAGTATGTGGGCCTGGGTGATGCACAGGAACGGTTCTCATGTCCCGTCTCTCTGCCACAGATGTGAAGCCGAGAAgctcagggaagaaaacaccGCTCTGAAGAACGAGGTGACGTTGTTAAACGAGGAAGGTAGTGCTTCCAGCCTGAAACTGAGGGAGCTGAATGGATCCCAGGAAGAAATGCGGTAAGGATGCTATGGGGGCACGGACCACGTGCATGCCTTCAGGCACACAGTAGCCGTGTCCTTTCTCTCAAAGCTCCTTGACGTGGTAGATATCCTACAGGCTGTGAAACAGGCTGCCTTCTGGTGCCATCAGCTCTCCACCTGGATGAAGTctattccttctgctttttccctgtCCCAGCTTGTCCTTCCCAGTCCTGGAGCTAAAGCAGGAGCCTGATGGGATTCAGGTGACCACTAACACTTAGGAGCTGATCTCTTGTAATTCCCCTGCTTCAGCAAGGGCAGAGGTTGTTAGGCTGGTGTAGCCCTAAAAAAGTCAGGAAGAGGTACAGTGGGACAGAGCACTTCAAAAATTTTGTCTCTTGCAAGTAGGTAACTACCTGTGATCTTGGGAACCCAGCCTTTCCTTTCAGGAAAGGAATACGTGGGTATGTGAAGGAAGTAAGTACTCATGAAGCCTATGCAAAGCAGTGATGctaagtgaaaaataatgaacatCCAGAATTACCTTTTCTAGTGACGTCAAAAAGCAGCCTGTTCTTGCAAGGATATATATATTAACGAGTGACCCTAATGTTaatgagctttcttttttcctaggCAAAAGATAGAGGCagtgagaaaggagaaagtggCTGTACAGAAGATGGTTGACAACCTGAAAAAGCAGGTAAACAGAATCTCCATAATCTTCTCTGGAGAAATCATCACTTTACAAGTCTTTCTTTAGATGATTAcatgtggtttaaaaaaaaaaaagaccactaTCTACACTTAAACTTGTTGATAACTGTGTGATCTCATTAACTGTTTGGGATTGATATGAGGCTTCTTTCTCCTGATCTGGAGACAACTGCAATGCTACTGTAACTATCTGGCTTAGAAACTTGAGAGCATTCTCCATAGTCAACTTGGAAAATGTACTTAATGGAAATATAAAGTTAAAATCTTCCTTTGTAATCATTTTGTGGGTaatgccctgcagcagcccatgggGGAGAGGTTACGTGACACAGCCTCTTCTTACTTCCCAGCTGGATGGGTCTAGgactgctgccagcagtgacCTTTTGCTCATATCCATGAGACTTcactgcttttgtttaaagggAGGTTCATTGTGCTAGGCAAGTACTAGAAGGTTTAAGTAGGTTTTATACCACAAGGAACATGGCTGTTTCTCAGTAAAATTCTCTGTTGCTCAGGATAATCTCATAGCTTGTCAGCATAACACTCAAAATACTTATATCAGCATGGTAAAGGGAAGAAGGAACTGAGAGGTATGCCAGGTAGAACTGATATATCTGAGGCCAATTCTAAGAAATTAAGTTTGTGAGGCTGCATGCAGCGTGCCATCAGCAGCAGTCCTACTCTTATATAGGGGTCTACTTGATTTGGCCTTAATACTGGGGTGTGGAGCAAGTTCAATAGGTTATAGGGAAATAAAGCAGTGTTGCTGGGGTAGTGACTGTTACATGGAGCGCAGGCAGTTATCTGCTGTCTCACCATTGAGTCACTGCTATGGGATTCTGTCTCTGTGGCTGGGCCAATGAATTGGGGTGACATTcgtcagcttttctttttaatcacctgaacagaaaggaaatggattaaaacaaacaaaaaccctaccATCCAATGCAGAAATAGTCCTAACTGACACTGCCGTCCCACTTCAGGTAGCAGATCTGAAGACCAGGAACCAGCAGCTGgactctgaaaacacagaattgAGCCAGAGGAATTCCAAAAGCCAAGCAGATGTGCAGGATCTTAACCAACAGCTGGCAAGGGTGCTCaagcaaaaggaaagggaagcagGAAAGGGTACGCTGGAAGAATGGGAAAAGGAGAGACTGGTACTGAAAGAGGAACTGGAAAACTCTAAAGTAAAGGTACAGGATAAGTGTCTCTAGTGGTATGAAACAACTGAACCTTTAGGAATTAGCATCCCTTTCTCAAGCTGTGTGTGGTCTTTCAAATCTGAACTTTTCCTAGCACTTGTTGCAAATGTCCATGCATGAGGCAGTAGGGGTGGAGGGAAAGTGTGGCAGCACCTGCTTTCTGGCTGCTGCAAAGAAATAGAAGGGTGCAGTTCTGTCTTGAAAATGGAGGCTAGTGATGACAAATACTTTCACCTGCATTTTCCAGCATGCATGTTCTGTTCGGCCCAGTGTATCCCACCTCTAACCCACTGGCTGTAGCATCCTCGGGTTAATCTTTGTTACTCTGTCTCCCAAGCTGAAATCTGAGCTTTTACTGTTTGCAGTCATCAAATATGGTGTCCTCCTTGGAAATGGAGCTGTCGAAAACCAAAGTTCAGGCTCGTATATTGGAGCAGGAAAACCACATCCTCCAGCAGGAACTAGCGAAGACAAAACAGGTACGGCACCCTGCCCAGTACCATCAGGTGATGGGGTTAGAGCCACCATCCTGCTGGCTGTCTCGTGTTCTGCTTTCTTGACTGAGTTGGAAATagttaatttatatttatcttcAATAGTTAATTTATTGAATAAAACGTTACAACACTAGAGGAATGTAAATCTTATTGAAAAAACCTCCCAGCATGATGCGCAATTGTTTGCATAAGGTTGGTTTCACTTAGCCTTTGCCAAAAGGTATTCCAGAGCAGTGGATCTTCGCAGATGGCCTTCAGCAATGAAGACCAAAAATTTAAAGTTCTAATCAAGCAATATACTAGGCTTTTCTAGGTTGCGTGGGTGGGATGGGCAGGGGAACATCCTCCAGCCACTGAGCAGTCCCTGACATCCATCTAGGTCCACAAGAGGACTGGTGTCCTCCAGCATGTCCTCTAGCAGAGGTGTAGCATTAAGAGTGCTGCTACCTGGAGGCTTTAACAGCTCAGAActtaaaaagttaatttcctGGAGGACTTTGTTGTTGCCCATATAAGCATGGCTCATTTGGCTGTAAATACATGCTAATAATCATAGATAATGAAGGGCACAGATGAGTTAGCCCTCCTGATTAGGGTGCCAAAGTCATTTTCTTCAGAGTAAAGCACTCATTTGATGTTCCTAATGCTTTGTATTTATAATggtcttaaaaagcaaaagcagatgaGGCATATTCAGTACAGTGAATTGTGGCTTGAGTGTAATTAAAGACAGAAGATTGAACAGAGACCAAATcacccaggagcaggcagaCTAAGCTAAAGCACTCTGTCAACTGGGAAAGAGATCAGAAAAGTCATCTGTatggtattttttccccttccctggaaGGAGAAACCCAAAGCCTTATCCACCTCATCAAGGTTATAAGAGGAACACTGACATtgagctgcaggaaggagaatTCCCAATCTGTTATggttactaaaaaaaaaaaaaaaaaaacccacaccataAATACACACAATGAAAATTAGGTATATGGAAGGTTCACTTCTCAATGCAATTGGTGTCATACAACCCAGAGGGATGATCCTATTAGGGTTTTTATGCTAATACAACTCATGTAAGAGGCACAGCATCTGTCTGCTGGCCTGTGATTTGCAGGAGCCTTAACATAAATCTGAGGGGTTGCAGGGTGATTTAGGTGTCCTTAGCATTGTTCTTACAGGAAGGGTGTCTTGGATCATGAGTGATATTCATATGATCAGTCATGAAGCAGCTTGCAGTCTGCTCCCatcttttctgctctgcctAGAACATGATGCTTGGCCCTGAGGAGGGGAGAAAGCTTTGTGTGACACTCACAGGCAAAATtctgaaacagcacagaaacttGACTTAGAGTTGCTTTCCACAGCTGCCCAGATGTTCTGATCTCTCTGACCTTCAAAATGAAGTTTCTAGCTTAattgctaaaaatgaaaagctgctgaaagaaaaagaagccctGAGTGAGGAATTAAACAGATGCATCGATAAGGTAAGACAGAACTGCAAACCCATGTCACTCCTACATGCTGTAACAAGGTGCTAAAATTATTAAACCATGTTCTCCATCACCCTAACCTGTAAAactacattgatttttttttcttaccttcagGACAAATAAAGGCTTTATTGCCATTGCCTTTTTACCCTTGCTGCTTTTAGAGAGCTTTTGGAGCACAGCTTCACTGTAATTTGATTATGTAGCAAATTCCAAACATCGCAAGGAACAGAGGGCTGGACATAAATATTGTAGCAGGACAAGGAAGACAGTGTTCTTGCACTTATTGCAGCTCTGATGTATTGGAGCTCTGAACTGGAGCAGTGTAGTAGGCATGCCATAAATAATGGTCCTGTTGTGCGGAGATTCGGGCAGGGAGCTGAGGgttttttgctttcctgcacTTTCTTTGCATAGCTGTAACTCCATCTAGCTTAACTCCCAAAGTCAAATGGAGTTAAAGAAGATCCTGAATGGTTCGGGCTTACCGATGTAATCTTATTTCAGGTAGCTAAAGTAAGCTTCTTAGAGAATGCAGTCGGCAGCCTGAAGCAGGAACAGAAGTCCCGGGAACAACAGAGTCAGACACTGAAAACACAGCTCACGGTTGCACAAGAAAAGGTATAAAAGTGGGTTTTGTTATAGCCCCAAatcaaaagcatttcttaatCTCTTGtagttcttttttcctaaaaacagtCGTCTTCTAATATGCTCAAAGGCTTCATGCAGCTAAGAATGGACACTGATGGGCTTTCAAAGTGACGTTCTTAAAGGACAAGAGGAAACTTGTTAAATGAGATCTCTCTCCTCTGCCCCCAGGAATAAGCTGTTTTGCATCTACAGCCAAGTTCCCTTTGCCAATTCATTCAGCCCAGCGATCCCTAGAACACTACAGAGATTCTGCTCCCTCCTTTCTTGTGGTGGTTTGCTTCTTAACAGTCAAGGGAGGAGAACAAATGGCCATTTGCTTGGCTTTTCTTGATTCTTCTGGGCCACGGGCTGCCAAGAATGAATAATTCAAAAGGAATCTCCTTTTCCCAGCATATCACAGGAAATATTCGGGGGTGGAAAATGCATATCTGAGTACAGTATTTCAGCCATGTTTAAGAGTTTGTGGCTAACTTCAAGCAGAAATTCAGGGAATCATTTAGCATTTTCAGGAGGTGGGCTGTCACCGTTTTCTTCACCCCTTCCAAGAGACAGCGGCCAAATCCCCGTGACTTGTGGCATATGTACCCCTCAGCGGACCAAGCTCACGACAAGTCTTGGTACAGCAAACATGAAGTTGTGTTCCTGCCCGTTACAGGTTCAGAGTCTAGATGAAACGCTGCAAAACACCAACCTCCAGATGTCCCGCCTGAAATCGGACCTACGGGTGgcacagcaggagaaggaaactCTTGAACAAGAAGTGATGTCTTTACACAAGCAACTGCAGAATGCCAATGAAAAGGTAACTGGCTTCAAGGGCCTCAAATTTGGTCAACTCCACTTGTCATCTTTTCAGATTCAAATTACAAATTTAATAGCAGCTAGTTGCTGCTCTTCTGTAGCCTGTCACTGTAGCCCACTTATTTTTTGGAGGGTTAGCTTGCTCACTAAAAGGACACAAATAGAGCTGCAGATCTGAGCAAGTAGACCCTGAATTGTGTAATTATTGACTCTTTTGTAAACACAAGTGAtaaaaagctaacaaaaacaGCTAAAAGGAGAAGAGTACAAAAAAGTCCTATTCtaatgatattttctgttttagttttcagttttaaaatagttgACTAAGAGTAGTTCTGTGATGTTGTATATAGCAGCGATTTACTTATATGTCTAAATGTGATGGCAGGCTATGATCGGTCCATTTTCTAAGAGTCTTTATTCTTCTTCCCCagaacaaaatcttttcaaaaaaaataaagcagtggGTAATATGAATTTACACATAACAGACTGTAAGTGTATCAACAAC
This Cygnus atratus isolate AKBS03 ecotype Queensland, Australia chromosome 5, CAtr_DNAZoo_HiC_assembly, whole genome shotgun sequence DNA region includes the following protein-coding sequences:
- the NIN gene encoding ninein isoform X3 — protein: MDEAEQDQYEARLKELFDSFDSTGTGSLGQEELTDLCHVLHLEEVAPALQQTLLQGNLLGRVHFDQFKEALILILSRTLSNEEHFQEPDSSPKAQPKYIKGGKRYGRRSLPEFRASVEDFAEVTVIEPLGEEARPPHIAPGGCEEHWKTRGSEEYEAEGQLRFWNPDDLNASPSASLPTPEWIEEKLQEVCEHLGITRDGHLNRKKLVSICEQFGLQNVSGEVLEGVLHSLDQDGTMSVEDFFYGLLRNGKPLTPSASTPYRQLKRHLSMQSFDESGRRTAGPAAMPSTLGFCLFSSLDDGMGYGCVEGILDCWHQEGVENSQDILKALDFSLDGKVNLTELTLALENELLITKNSIHQAALASFKTEIRHLLERVDQVAREKEKLRSDLEKAEKLKSLMASEVDDHHAAIERRNEYNLRKLDEEYKERIAALKNELRKEREQILQQANKQRLELEQEIEKLKTDENYIRDRLTLSLKENSRLESELLETGEKLAEYESLASKLQRNLENVLTEKYGDLDPSSAEFFLQEERLAQMKSKYELQCRELQDQIDELHSELEEYRTQGKAFRPSLKNSLSEEFDIDIKSHGNSGIEPDQGLGSEDCNPLNMSIEAEMAIEQMKEQHHRDLHHLKQELEDTVSHYEKQLDETKIHCEKEQEDMRKKYTEEMHVMEKQITGLKNQVAELQEEAAVLREQQEKLDCKHNDEKNKLQMSFNEEKANLQELLRKEHEDDVRARLEEAKEKFSQEREELIQNGVWVEEKMRVLVQALQEEKGELEHGFHEQLKRMTEMHALEKEELQEELLRKHKQELEEERKKMEIDYNRRASHAETQFSVETQTLVNKYEETIQNLERSYQRELHDLVEQQREEKSQWEFEKDEVAQEVAEAHEQLKESLANEKAAAVALTQEKELLEKNFKEEVNKLVCEKEQLQKELQDLRKVAEKQEEKLNDKITRLQNDHEKELKDKEEHISVVEENGRLISQKLERLNSEYKQEKEELNSKLLALESLNKDICVRAETEKAEMNLEISNLQEKIQKLQWETVSFSALQNHYRVLENEYAKAKSKIASFSSMEPLGDDADVLINLQKVHEQAVKENVRMASEIVRLQQRLRAVERETPRPPGSGHSDPSAEPLQLQDRRDPALQGLPRDRRDAGKAVGVNVSPVLETDTADLEDMLEMCSAVEKPWGESRADGHALRLQACQMQGSKMAVGSDYNLGYDKNQELVAQVPLLQKKRDLERVPRLKVLQNNTKQQNVHLLNNRIAPGNKGFHSDASKLQTDLKRAEELTEASLQLEHAPGSVNGDLKDAIPQLWKRVEELQERLVAQAKLLSLQEEIQAENKDLKSEVIKLIEKNKALEDSLRRLRSFHCKLEAGNLGGIKLREENTQLLKKAKELEDGQNRDVQGKLDVRSEKLRLRCQLGKLEEHPEMLGVLQDEQAQCDSTTKEMLAEKRELQEPDRKLEEKVTALLSQNGMHFHEEKEERNTVTHGLQSTCTELQQKVDLLRCEAEKLREENTALKNEVTLLNEEGSASSLKLRELNGSQEEMRQKIEAVRKEKVAVQKMVDNLKKQVADLKTRNQQLDSENTELSQRNSKSQADVQDLNQQLARVLKQKEREAGKGTLEEWEKERLVLKEELENSKVKSSNMVSSLEMELSKTKVQARILEQENHILQQELAKTKQLPRCSDLSDLQNEVSSLIAKNEKLLKEKEALSEELNRCIDKVAKVSFLENAVGSLKQEQKSREQQSQTLKTQLTVAQEKVQSLDETLQNTNLQMSRLKSDLRVAQQEKETLEQEVMSLHKQLQNANEKA